One part of the Solanum dulcamara chromosome 3, daSolDulc1.2, whole genome shotgun sequence genome encodes these proteins:
- the LOC129881984 gene encoding probable ADP-ribosylation factor GTPase-activating protein AGD6 has protein sequence MTVEMRVPILFLQVKEGGYDTTVNETVNVVMANTSEIGQKSWGIMKGVLAMASQKVEEYTKESPAWKNDSWQRGESEKNGYYQDFNQDSKGWNASGGAQSSGRNTNFVSSGSWDDWDNEDKSKVNPTKGAAASNNKNDDWAGWDDGFDNHYQSASNNKHAAVHAGNIDSKWTDGGFL, from the coding sequence ATGACCGTTGAGATGCGTGTGCCAATCCTATTCTTACAGGTGAAAGAAGGTGGATATGATACCACGGTCAATGAAACGGTCAATGTTGTCATGGCAAACACAAGTGAGATTGGACAAAAGAGTTGGGGTATCATGAAAGGAGTCTTGGCCATGGCTTCACAGAAGGTAGAGGAATATACCAAGGAAAGTCCAGCCTGGAAGAACGATAGCTGGCAACGAGGTGAAAGCGAAAAGAATGGCTATTATCAGGACTTTAATCAGGATTCTAAAGGATGGAATGCTTCTGGAGGAGCCCAATCCTCTGGAAGGAACACTAATTTTGTCAGCTCTGGGTCGTGGGATGATTGGGACAACGAAGACAAGAGCAAAGTAAATCCTACAAAGGGGGCAGCAGCATCCAACAACAAGAACGATGACTGGGCTGGATGGGATGATGGATTTGATAATCACTACCAGAGTGCATCCAACAATAAACATGCTGCTGTTCATGCTGGAAATATAGATTCCAAATGGACCGATGGAGGTTTCCTCTGA
- the LOC129881472 gene encoding cation/H(+) antiporter 20-like, with protein MGFNVTNSVKTSSDGVWQGENTLHYAFPLLIIQTTLVVFLSRLLGFLLKPLRQPNVVAEISAGIMLGPSAFGRNKTFTHWIFPSWSTPILECVASIGLLFFLFLVGLELDLNTILKSGKKAVGIAFAGISLPFLFSIGVAFVLRKVIKGIDSVGYGEFFLFIGVSLSITAFPVLARILAELRLLTTQIGEMAMAAAAFNDVAAWILLALAVALAGGGGVHHSPLISLWVLISGFGFVVFMFLIIRPIIIWVAQKSSSGNNNIVEESYICLTLAGVMLFGFMTDFIGIHAIFGAFIFGLIIPKNGDFSERLILRIEDFVSGLLLPLYFASSGIKTDISQIHSDKAWGLVVLVVSTACAGKVLGTFIVGIMLCAMPMREALALGFLMNTKGLVELIVLNIGKEKKVLDDQTFAILVIMALFTTFITTPIVMAIHKSSSTQEPQLEKTQKNTKKQNNLRILAILRDPRDARALINLVESLRSDKNNNNYASITKLYVMRLVEFTDRLSSISMVRRARKNGFPFIGRVLCRDDAIDQVGAEFMAYSVLGRVMVRPTMAISGLPNLHEDIIHVAEKKQVELIILPFDKYWQMEGDEEVEIHAGHGWRMANERVMSQARCSVAVVVDRGLQLVNNGMRICIVFFGGADCRKALEIGSKMVEHPAIRVTLVRFIYHGSTNFDEVERTLDDSTVAEFMMKWDKQILYAEKEENNYNLVNEVLAIGKSGEFELMIVGNNKSKFTQGIMAKPFDEQNNSELGPLANLLASSGKGIKSSVLVIQQQEEANFGNSKLASFIDENIV; from the exons atggGTTTTAATGTAACTAATTCCGTAAAAACATCATCAGATGGAGTATGGCAAGGAGAAAATACTTTGCACTATGCTTTCCCGTTGTTAATTATTCAAACAACATTAGTTGTGTTCCTCAGTCGACTACTTGGTTTCCTTCTCAAGCCCCTCCGTCAACCTAATGTCGTTGCGGAAATCAGT gCAGGTATTATGCTTGGACCATCAGCATTTGGGAGGAACAAAACATTCACACATTGGATTTTTCCATCATGGAGTACACCAATTCTTGAATGTGTAGCAAGCATAGGcctcttatttttcttattccTTGTTGGCCTTGAATTGGACTTAAACACCATACTTAAAAGTGGAAAAAAAGCTGTTGGAATAGCATTTGCTGGAATTTCATTGCCTTTTCTCTTTAGTATTGGAGTTGCTTTTGTTCTAAGAAAAGTAATCAAAGGGATTGATAGTGTTGGATATGGAGAATTTTTCTTGTTCATTGGTGTTTCACTTTCAATCACTGCCTTTCCTGTTCTTGCTCGAATCCTTGCTGAATTAAG GTTGCTTACTACACAAATTGGTGAAATGGCTATGGCAGCAGCTGCATTTAATGATGTTGCTGCATGGATTTTACTTGCTCTTGCAGTTGCTCTAGCAGGAGGAGGAGGAGTtcatcatagtcctttaatttCCCTATGGGTTCTTATATCTGGATTTGGATTTGTGGTTTTTATGTTCCTAATTATAAGGCCAATTATAATTTGGGTGGCACAAAAATCATCAAGCGGGAACAACAATATTGTTGAGGAAAGTTACATATGTTTGACTCTAGCTGGAGTAATGTTGTTTGGTTTTATGACTGATTTTATTGGTATACATGCAATATTTGGAGCATTTATTTTTGGATTAATTATTCCAAAAAATGGGGATTTTTCAGAGAGATTAATTTTGAGGATTGAAGATTTTGTATCTGGATTATTATTACCACTTTATTTTGCATCAAGTGGTATTAAGACTGATATTTCTCAAATTCATAGTGATAAGGCTTGGGGACTTGTGGTTCTTGTTGTGTCCACAGCTTGTGCAGGGAAAGTTTTGGGTACATTTATAGTGGGAATAATGTTGTGTGCTATGCCAATGAGGGAAGCTTTGGCACTTGGATTTTTGATGAACACAAAAGGGTTGGTGGAGCTAATTGTTCTAAATATTGGCAAAGAGAAAAAG GTTTTGGACGATCAGACGTTTGCAATATTGGTGATCATGGCACTTTTTACAACCTTCATCACAACTCCTATAGTAATGGCTATTCATAAATCATCATCAACACAAGAGCCTCAACTcgaaaaaacacaaaaaaataccaaaaaacaaaacaatCTCCGAATCCTAGCAATCCTACGTGACCCGAGGGACGCACGTGCACTCATAAACCTCGTCGAGTCACTAAGGtctgacaaaaataataataactatgcCTCAATCACCAAACTCTATGTGATGCGACTTGTGGAATTCACCGACCGACTCTCATCCATATCGATGGTTCGACGTGCTCGAAAGAACGGTTTCCCTTTCATCGGCCGAGTACTTTGCCGGGACGATGCGATAGATCAAGTGGGTGCGGAGTTCATGGCATATAGCGTGCTAGGACGAGTTATGGTCCGACCCACAATGGCAATCTCGGGTTTACCGAATTTGCATGAGGATATTATTCATGTTGCGGAGAAAAAACAAGTTGAATTGATTATTTTGCCATTTGATAAATATTGGCAAATGGAAGGGGACGAAGAAGTGGAGATTCATGCCG GGCACGGATGGAGAATGGCGAATGAGAGAGTTATGAGTCAAGCGCGGTGCTCGGTGGCAGTGGTGGTTGATCGTGGACTACAATTGGTTAATAATGGGATGAGAATTTGCATTGTGTTTTTTGGTGGAGCTGATTGTCGTAAAGCTTTGGAAATTGGTAGCAAAATGGTTGAACATCCTGCTATTAGGGTTACATTAGTAAGATTCATTTATCATGGAAGTACGAATTTTGATGAAGTTGAAAG GACTTTGGATGATTCTACTGTTGCAGAATTCATGATGAAGTGGGATAAACAaattctatatgctgagaaagaagaaaataattataatttggtGAATGAAGTGTTGGCAATTGGAAaaagtggagaatttgaacttaTGATAGTAGGGAATAACAAAAGTAAGTTCACACAAGGCATAATGGCAAAACCATTTGATGAGCAGAATAATTCAGAATTGGGACCATTGGCTAATTTATTGGCTTCATCAGGCAAAGGGATAAAAAGTTCTGTTCTAGTGATTCAACAACAAGAAGAAGCTAATTTTGGGAACTCAAAACTGGCTAGCTTTATTGATGAGAATATTGTGTGA